The following are encoded in a window of Paenibacillus polymyxa genomic DNA:
- a CDS encoding recombinase family protein translates to MKIAYGRVSAKDQNPERQLVKFRELKIDERYIFVDKLSGKNFNRPRYQAMRLMIREGDLIYIDALDRLGRDYDGIIDEWKYITREVGADIICLDNETLFDSRKFKTMGDLGKLLEDQFLSMLTYVAAQERLKNKQRQSEGIEAAKAAGVKFGRPKQEITAEFARVYDKWKSGAIKAVEAMKELGMKNRTFYRRVKEYEQQKQVG, encoded by the coding sequence GATCAAAATCCAGAACGACAACTAGTAAAGTTTCGAGAATTGAAAATTGATGAAAGATATATTTTTGTGGACAAGTTAAGTGGGAAGAATTTTAACCGACCTCGCTATCAGGCAATGCGGTTAATGATTCGTGAGGGTGATTTAATTTACATAGATGCACTGGACAGACTAGGCCGAGATTATGATGGTATTATAGATGAATGGAAATACATTACACGGGAAGTTGGAGCAGACATTATATGTTTAGATAATGAAACTTTATTTGATAGTCGTAAGTTCAAAACAATGGGTGATTTAGGAAAACTCTTAGAGGATCAATTCCTAAGTATGCTTACATACGTAGCTGCACAGGAAAGGTTAAAAAATAAGCAAAGACAGAGTGAAGGGATAGAGGCAGCCAAAGCAGCAGGGGTGAAATTTGGCCGTCCTAAGCAGGAGATCACAGCTGAATTTGCTCGTGTATATGACAAATGGAAATCTGGAGCAATCAAGGCTGTGGAGGCAATGAAAGAACTAGGTATGAAAAACAGAACGTTTTATCGTAGAGTTAAAGAATATGAGCAACAGAAACAAGTAGGATAA
- a CDS encoding helix-turn-helix transcriptional regulator: protein MKITPTIRAELEQFLQQESLTLSQFGQIAGMNRGIISSIVTGNKSMSINQLDRITEAMGLPEGHFYDLFIENYIIDTPPNMRRIEPFLYRCAELEKLDAIRRVVGAIMDNLLYSPKLFEIAEGLLAQGRLEAALILYEGVAEAEKYQHSERLAICQYRIFKIQVSDDQSQNVGAAAVFEAFVERLDEIDQLDALKDLANVYRSLRKWDKVDEIARKMRAKAEIQYTSKHQQNSREQTESSDKLSRPLFVYIAYADLLCANACEEHGNYEQALHYTYAYSNLDWVRETDEDTQHWIDLFKHWSQANILAYRLLSGDVSVLHEYLNYIDESLDTIQEDRVTQLLNIMIAANRYELDLNDILKRFETEIASLSQRPSSDDMYTQQVIPEYSALCGYELAYYYLNHGMFSDGFNHLFCAMVKAHILNNETYFINCMGLFVRFKAHAVAETKTEFYNLIEKVWLNNVEKNGNVDHCE, encoded by the coding sequence ATGAAAATTACACCCACGATTAGAGCAGAATTGGAACAATTTCTACAACAAGAAAGCTTAACATTATCGCAATTTGGACAAATCGCAGGGATGAATAGGGGAATAATAAGTAGCATTGTCACAGGTAATAAATCTATGTCTATTAATCAGCTTGATCGAATTACTGAAGCTATGGGCTTACCAGAGGGTCACTTTTATGATTTATTTATAGAAAACTATATCATCGACACGCCCCCGAATATGAGGCGAATCGAGCCGTTTTTATATCGCTGTGCGGAGTTGGAAAAGTTGGATGCGATTCGTCGAGTGGTGGGAGCCATCATGGACAATCTACTCTATTCGCCCAAACTGTTTGAAATTGCAGAAGGATTGTTGGCGCAGGGACGACTAGAAGCGGCATTGATACTCTATGAAGGGGTAGCTGAAGCGGAGAAATATCAACACTCTGAACGCCTAGCCATCTGTCAATATCGTATATTCAAAATTCAGGTTAGTGACGATCAAAGCCAAAATGTCGGGGCGGCAGCCGTATTTGAAGCTTTTGTCGAACGCCTAGATGAAATAGACCAACTTGACGCATTAAAGGATTTGGCAAACGTATACAGGTCTTTGCGTAAATGGGATAAGGTTGACGAGATAGCGAGGAAAATGAGAGCTAAAGCCGAGATCCAATATACAAGTAAACATCAACAGAACAGCCGAGAACAGACCGAATCTAGCGACAAGCTAAGTCGTCCCTTGTTTGTGTACATTGCTTATGCAGACTTGCTCTGTGCTAATGCATGTGAAGAGCATGGTAATTATGAGCAGGCATTACACTATACATATGCCTACTCCAATTTAGATTGGGTTAGAGAGACCGATGAGGATACCCAGCACTGGATTGATTTGTTTAAACATTGGTCACAAGCTAATATACTTGCCTATAGGCTTTTATCTGGTGATGTGAGTGTGCTTCATGAATATCTAAACTATATTGATGAATCATTAGATACGATTCAAGAAGATAGGGTTACTCAACTACTTAACATAATGATAGCGGCTAACCGTTATGAGCTTGATTTAAACGATATACTTAAACGATTTGAAACAGAGATTGCGTCTTTATCTCAGCGACCATCATCAGATGATATGTATACACAGCAAGTGATACCGGAATACTCTGCACTGTGTGGATATGAATTGGCTTATTACTATTTAAATCATGGGATGTTCAGTGATGGCTTTAATCATTTGTTTTGTGCAATGGTAAAAGCGCATATACTAAATAATGAGACATATTTTATAAATTGTATGGGGTTGTTTGTGCGTTTCAAAGCCCATGCGGTTGCTGAAACTAAAACAGAGTTTTACAATCTCATTGAAAAGGTGTGGTTAAACAATGTTGAAAAAAACGGTAATGTTGATCATTGCGAGTAG
- a CDS encoding DUF4878 domain-containing protein — translation MKKGSKFFALLISSLLLVIAPLSVTAASAQSEEESAKQAVVNYIDAINNKDADELAKWVDDSRFTSPDEQKKQYKELFQNDEFSSYSIGDFKQDGKEYDVTIDLTRKDSGEVNTVTLPVVKYGDQWKLVVVGEETKSEQVKLQIQKDREENDKIELDKNKIIKPQASAIANWDFSLTKNDGGLYSRTTAYSTSSFNMTGNSVTMNGWQELPGTTSGVSLVYQIVKKGFVGDDVYGEKMLSGRYRENGSWYSFSLSKSGLAPQTGLYIKISNSSGEHGAMGAGNAYQ, via the coding sequence TTGAAGAAAGGAAGTAAGTTTTTTGCATTATTGATATCGTCTTTGTTATTGGTTATTGCTCCTCTTTCTGTTACTGCTGCTTCTGCTCAGTCTGAAGAAGAATCTGCTAAACAAGCAGTTGTAAATTATATCGATGCTATTAATAACAAGGATGCCGATGAGTTAGCCAAGTGGGTTGATGATTCAAGATTTACATCTCCAGATGAGCAAAAAAAGCAATATAAAGAACTCTTTCAAAATGATGAATTTTCATCATATTCTATCGGGGATTTCAAGCAAGACGGAAAAGAATATGATGTGACTATTGATTTAACACGTAAAGATAGTGGAGAAGTAAACACCGTAACATTGCCTGTGGTTAAATATGGCGACCAATGGAAATTGGTTGTGGTCGGTGAAGAAACTAAAAGCGAACAGGTGAAATTGCAAATTCAAAAAGATAGAGAAGAAAATGATAAAATTGAACTAGACAAAAACAAAATAATTAAGCCACAAGCAAGCGCTATTGCTAACTGGGACTTTTCATTGACAAAAAATGATGGAGGACTTTATTCAAGGACTACGGCATACAGCACTAGTTCATTTAATATGACAGGCAATTCAGTAACGATGAATGGATGGCAGGAACTACCTGGCACCACCAGTGGTGTGAGTCTTGTATATCAAATTGTTAAAAAAGGTTTTGTGGGTGATGATGTATACGGAGAAAAAATGCTGTCGGGTAGATATCGTGAAAATGGTAGTTGGTATTCTTTCTCTTTAAGTAAAAGTGGCCTTGCACCTCAAACCGGGCTTTACATTAAAATTTCTAACTCAAGCGGTGAGCATGGCGCTATGGGCGCAGGAAATGCATATCAGTAA
- a CDS encoding TIGR01777 family oxidoreductase produces the protein MNIIVCGGTGLVGSALVKSLLDDGYTVKVVTRKPLVGHEASPRLQYMSWNELKQKPEVLEGTDAVVNLAGETLNQRWTDKSKQRILQSRLLSVARLAQALNTLQKKPKVIIQASAVAAYGTSLTETFDETGPRRSEDFLSQVVEQWEEATNAYPSDARLIKLRISLVLDRKKGAFPLMKMPYSFGFGGKIGSGHQWMSWIHIADIVRLITYCIHTKEIVGAVNASSPHPLTNDQFGRTVAMVYHRPHWFPVPGILVQKLLGEMSTLVLDGQKVIPRKALEHGFKFKYSSLKEALEELHSPYKQR, from the coding sequence ATGAACATCATCGTATGTGGAGGAACTGGATTGGTGGGGAGTGCACTGGTCAAAAGCTTGCTAGACGACGGATACACTGTGAAAGTCGTTACCCGCAAGCCACTGGTAGGACACGAAGCGAGCCCCCGTTTGCAATATATGAGTTGGAACGAATTAAAACAAAAGCCTGAAGTACTGGAAGGCACCGATGCGGTCGTTAATTTAGCAGGCGAAACGCTGAATCAGCGCTGGACGGATAAATCCAAACAAAGAATTCTTCAATCTCGACTGCTATCTGTTGCCCGTTTGGCTCAAGCATTGAATACTCTACAAAAAAAACCGAAAGTTATCATTCAGGCTTCGGCTGTCGCCGCCTATGGTACATCCCTGACCGAAACATTCGATGAAACGGGCCCGCGTCGTTCGGAAGATTTTCTGTCTCAGGTGGTGGAGCAATGGGAGGAAGCCACCAATGCCTACCCTTCTGATGCCCGTTTAATTAAGTTACGCATTAGCCTTGTGCTGGACAGAAAAAAAGGAGCATTCCCACTCATGAAGATGCCTTATAGCTTCGGATTCGGCGGCAAAATAGGCAGCGGTCATCAATGGATGAGCTGGATTCATATTGCGGATATCGTTCGTCTGATCACGTACTGCATCCATACGAAGGAAATCGTCGGGGCAGTGAATGCTTCATCTCCACATCCCTTGACGAACGACCAGTTTGGGAGGACAGTAGCTATGGTATACCACCGTCCGCATTGGTTTCCCGTTCCAGGCATTCTCGTTCAAAAACTGCTCGGTGAGATGAGCACGCTTGTATTAGACGGTCAAAAAGTAATACCGCGTAAAGCGCTGGAGCACGGATTTAAGTTTAAGTATTCTTCACTGAAGGAGGCGCTAGAGGAACTTCATTCTCCTTACAAGCAGCGTTGA
- a CDS encoding deoxyribonuclease IV — protein sequence MLKIGSHVSFSDKGLLSATKEAFSYGSSSFMIYTGAPQNTRRKPMESMYLEEGKQLMAEKGMEDIVVHAPYIINLGSYKENTYELAVSFLQEEIRRTHAIGVKNIVLHPGAFTDKDAEYGIGRIADGLNEVLNGVKETDVNIALETMAGKGTEMGRSFEEIASIIDKVEHNERLTVCMDTCHIHDAGYDIVNDLDGVLEQFDRIVGLNRIAVVHINDSKNPVGAHKDRHTPIGSGWIGYQTIHNVVHHEALQGRPFILETPWIGKEAKTQRPMYEVEIALLRGNVKERFGDEFLGQVEQLHSFFKKQDVDVRKFVLDTWALLKNDAKARKADPREPLERLYDMITEAALFPELSEEHINQRLIAWFAGSHLPVTV from the coding sequence ATGCTGAAAATTGGTTCTCATGTGTCCTTCTCGGACAAGGGTCTGCTCAGCGCTACAAAAGAAGCGTTTTCTTACGGGTCCAGCTCCTTTATGATATACACGGGGGCACCGCAAAACACGCGCCGTAAGCCGATGGAGTCCATGTATTTGGAGGAAGGCAAGCAGTTAATGGCTGAGAAGGGAATGGAAGATATCGTGGTGCATGCCCCGTATATCATCAACCTTGGCTCTTACAAAGAAAATACCTATGAGCTTGCGGTCAGCTTTCTTCAGGAGGAAATTCGACGCACACACGCGATTGGTGTGAAAAATATCGTGCTACATCCAGGCGCTTTTACCGATAAGGATGCAGAATACGGAATTGGGCGTATTGCTGATGGTTTGAACGAGGTACTAAACGGCGTGAAGGAGACAGATGTTAACATTGCGCTTGAAACGATGGCAGGCAAAGGAACGGAAATGGGTCGTAGCTTTGAGGAGATTGCCTCCATTATAGATAAAGTAGAGCATAACGAGCGTCTTACAGTTTGTATGGACACCTGTCACATTCACGATGCGGGTTATGATATCGTAAATGATCTGGACGGTGTATTAGAGCAATTCGACCGTATTGTCGGCTTGAATCGCATCGCAGTTGTTCACATTAATGACAGTAAAAATCCAGTTGGCGCTCATAAAGACCGACATACTCCGATCGGATCAGGCTGGATTGGCTATCAGACGATTCATAATGTGGTGCATCATGAAGCACTTCAAGGACGTCCGTTTATTTTGGAGACGCCATGGATTGGGAAGGAAGCCAAAACTCAGCGTCCGATGTATGAGGTTGAAATTGCCCTGCTTCGCGGAAATGTAAAGGAGCGCTTTGGGGATGAGTTTTTGGGTCAGGTAGAGCAATTGCATTCGTTTTTCAAAAAACAGGATGTGGATGTCCGTAAATTTGTGCTGGACACCTGGGCTCTGCTGAAAAATGATGCCAAAGCAAGAAAAGCCGATCCACGTGAGCCGTTGGAGCGTCTGTATGACATGATAACGGAAGCAGCACTATTTCCAGAATTGAGCGAAGAACACATTAATCAACGGTTGATTGCCTGGTTTGCCGGCAGTCATTTGCCAGTGACGGTATAA
- the purU gene encoding formyltetrahydrofolate deformylase, translated as MEIHVKHQPNSTLSAHENRARMLVSCPDGPGIVAAVSRFLYEHGANIVQSDQYTMDPSGGMFFMRIEFDLPNLSATQPQLEQDFAAVAEQFRMEWTISAVSRKKKLAIFVSKEDHCLVELLWQWQAGDLDADISLVISNHPDMKEYVESFGIPYHHIPVTADTKPEAERRQLEVIGEDIDVIILARYMQIISPKFIEHYRNRIINIHHSFLPAFVGGKPYAQAYNRGVKIIGATAHYVTEELDGGPIIEQDVQRVSHGDDVNELKRIGRTIERVVLARAVKWHAEDRILVHENKTVVFN; from the coding sequence ATGGAAATTCACGTAAAACATCAGCCGAATAGCACTCTATCAGCCCATGAAAACCGCGCGCGTATGCTTGTATCTTGTCCAGACGGACCAGGTATTGTAGCGGCCGTGTCCCGTTTTTTGTATGAGCATGGGGCCAATATCGTTCAATCTGACCAATATACAATGGACCCGTCCGGCGGTATGTTTTTTATGCGGATTGAATTTGATCTGCCGAATTTGAGTGCAACCCAGCCACAGTTGGAGCAGGATTTTGCCGCTGTTGCTGAGCAATTCCGTATGGAGTGGACGATTTCTGCGGTCAGCCGCAAGAAAAAACTGGCTATTTTCGTTTCCAAAGAAGATCACTGTCTGGTAGAACTGCTGTGGCAATGGCAGGCAGGAGATCTGGACGCGGATATTTCATTGGTAATTAGTAATCATCCGGATATGAAGGAGTATGTGGAATCGTTTGGCATCCCGTATCACCATATTCCGGTAACAGCCGATACCAAACCGGAGGCAGAGCGCCGTCAACTAGAAGTCATTGGCGAAGACATTGACGTTATCATTTTGGCCCGTTACATGCAGATTATTTCTCCCAAGTTTATTGAGCATTATCGCAACCGGATTATCAATATCCATCATTCCTTTCTGCCTGCATTCGTGGGTGGGAAGCCATATGCCCAAGCCTATAATCGCGGTGTGAAAATTATTGGTGCTACAGCGCATTATGTAACTGAAGAATTGGACGGCGGCCCGATCATTGAGCAGGACGTGCAGCGGGTAAGTCACGGAGATGATGTAAATGAGCTAAAACGGATCGGTCGCACTATAGAGCGGGTCGTTTTGGCAAGAGCCGTGAAGTGGCATGCAGAGGATCGTATTCTGGTTCATGAGAACAAAACGGTCGTTTTTAACTAA
- the tkt gene encoding transketolase, whose product MTDQNQAIQKDENSTIDNLSITTIRTLAIDAIEKANSGHPGMPMGSAPMGYQLFAKTMNHNPDQPTWVNRDRFVLSAGHGSMLLYSLLHLSGYDLPMEELKQFRQWGSLTPGHPEFGHTAGVDATTGPLGQGLAMSVGMAIAEAQLGATYNKDEFKVVDHFTYAICGDGDLMEGISHEAASLAGRLQLGKLIVLFDSNDITLDGKLNLSSSESVAKRFEAYNWQVLRVEDGNDLPAIQKAIEEAQGDSTRPTLIEVKTVIGYGSPNKQGKGGHGGTHGSPLGSEEAKLTKEFYKWVYEEDFHVPQEVREHFAKVKERGIAANKAWDEQFAKYKAAHPDLAAQFETAVNGDLPEGWDRDLPKYTTGDKAVSTRVASGNALNGLAPNVPFLTGGSADLESSTMTHLNNLTNFTPEDYAGRNIYFGIREFGMAAAMNGMALHQGVKVFGGTFFVFTDYLRPAVRLAALMGLPVTYVLTHDSIAVGEDGPTHEPIEQLASLRIIPNLTVIRPADGNETSAAWAYTLENKKNPVALVLTRQNLPILAASAEHAREGIKRGAYVVADATDGKPVAQILATGSEVQLAVKAQEALAEQGIQVRVISFPSWDLFEKQDKAYKDSVLLPEVKARLAVEMAYPLGWEKYVGDQGDILGISTFGASAPGDRVIKEYGFTVENVVSRVKALLK is encoded by the coding sequence ATGACTGACCAGAATCAAGCGATTCAAAAGGATGAAAACTCCACGATCGACAATTTGTCCATCACAACTATTCGTACGTTGGCAATTGACGCCATCGAGAAAGCAAACTCGGGACATCCTGGTATGCCGATGGGCTCCGCGCCAATGGGATACCAACTTTTTGCTAAAACGATGAATCATAATCCGGATCAACCTACGTGGGTTAACCGTGACCGTTTTGTATTGTCCGCAGGACACGGTTCCATGTTGCTATACAGCCTTCTACACCTGAGCGGCTATGATCTTCCTATGGAAGAACTGAAGCAATTCCGTCAATGGGGAAGCCTTACACCGGGCCACCCTGAGTTTGGGCACACTGCTGGTGTAGATGCTACAACTGGACCTCTGGGACAAGGTCTCGCAATGTCCGTAGGTATGGCAATAGCTGAAGCTCAACTGGGTGCAACATATAATAAAGACGAATTTAAAGTTGTGGATCACTTCACGTATGCAATCTGCGGCGATGGCGATCTGATGGAGGGTATTTCTCACGAGGCTGCTTCGTTGGCTGGTCGCTTACAACTGGGCAAGCTGATTGTATTGTTTGATTCCAATGATATTACACTGGACGGCAAGCTTAATCTGTCCTCTTCCGAGAGTGTTGCCAAACGCTTTGAAGCTTACAACTGGCAAGTACTGCGCGTAGAAGATGGTAACGATCTTCCGGCCATTCAAAAAGCCATTGAAGAAGCGCAAGGCGACTCGACACGCCCTACGCTGATTGAAGTGAAGACAGTTATCGGCTACGGAAGCCCGAACAAACAAGGTAAAGGCGGACACGGTGGTACTCATGGTTCCCCGCTGGGATCAGAAGAAGCTAAGCTGACTAAAGAATTCTACAAATGGGTATACGAAGAGGACTTCCACGTACCACAAGAGGTTCGCGAGCATTTTGCTAAAGTAAAAGAGCGCGGTATCGCGGCGAACAAAGCATGGGATGAACAGTTCGCGAAATACAAAGCAGCTCACCCTGATTTGGCAGCTCAGTTCGAAACAGCTGTAAACGGCGATCTTCCAGAAGGATGGGATCGTGATCTTCCGAAATACACGACTGGAGACAAAGCCGTTTCGACTCGTGTAGCTTCTGGTAATGCTCTGAACGGATTGGCTCCAAACGTACCTTTCCTGACAGGCGGATCTGCCGATCTGGAGAGCTCCACGATGACACATTTGAACAACCTGACGAACTTTACGCCAGAAGACTACGCCGGCCGTAACATCTATTTCGGTATCCGTGAATTTGGTATGGCTGCTGCGATGAACGGTATGGCGTTGCACCAAGGTGTAAAAGTATTCGGCGGTACATTCTTCGTATTTACAGACTATCTGCGTCCAGCCGTTCGTCTGGCAGCTCTGATGGGATTGCCTGTAACCTACGTTCTGACTCACGACAGTATTGCTGTAGGAGAAGATGGTCCGACTCATGAGCCGATCGAACAATTGGCTTCCCTGCGTATTATCCCGAACTTGACAGTAATTCGTCCAGCGGACGGTAATGAAACTTCTGCTGCTTGGGCTTATACATTGGAAAACAAGAAAAACCCGGTTGCTCTGGTATTGACTCGTCAAAACCTGCCAATCCTGGCTGCTAGTGCTGAGCATGCACGCGAAGGTATCAAACGCGGTGCTTATGTGGTTGCAGATGCAACAGACGGCAAACCGGTTGCTCAAATTCTGGCTACAGGCTCCGAAGTGCAATTGGCTGTTAAAGCTCAGGAAGCACTGGCAGAACAAGGTATTCAAGTACGTGTTATCAGCTTCCCAAGCTGGGATCTGTTCGAAAAACAAGACAAAGCATACAAAGATTCCGTTCTGCTGCCAGAAGTGAAAGCTCGTTTGGCTGTCGAAATGGCGTATCCACTGGGCTGGGAAAAATATGTTGGCGACCAAGGCGACATTCTCGGTATCAGCACGTTCGGTGCATCCGCACCTGGCGACCGCGTAATTAAGGAATACGGCTTTACAGTAGAGAATGTTGTTAGCCGTGTGAAAGCTTTGTTGAAATAA
- a CDS encoding pyrimidine/purine nucleoside phosphorylase, with protein MTQFDGVSVVKKANVYYDGQVTSRTVILGDGSKVTLGIMLPGTYEFGTDSREIMEILAGDLRVLLPGTEEWLEIQGTATFHVPAKSSFKLEVRSVTDYCCSYPE; from the coding sequence ATGACACAGTTCGATGGAGTAAGCGTAGTTAAAAAAGCAAACGTTTATTACGATGGTCAGGTTACAAGCCGTACAGTCATCCTGGGTGACGGCAGTAAGGTTACACTGGGTATTATGCTGCCAGGAACGTATGAGTTCGGCACGGATTCCCGTGAGATCATGGAGATTTTGGCAGGGGATTTGAGAGTGTTGCTTCCAGGTACTGAGGAATGGCTAGAAATACAAGGGACGGCAACCTTTCACGTACCTGCAAAGTCTTCATTCAAGCTGGAAGTACGAAGTGTAACTGATTATTGCTGTTCTTATCCCGAATAA
- a CDS encoding NAD(P)-dependent oxidoreductase yields the protein MKNIGFIGLGTMGAPMASNLLKQGFGVTVYNRTASRCEPLAEQGARTASTPREAAEGQHLVITMVSDDHSIRDIYYGDDGVFAGLTAGITVMDNSTISPELVKQLAAEADKLGCSFIDAPVTGSKPAAVDGTLVFMVGGNAEAIAAQSDVFDTLGKKVLHMGPNGSGAVAKLAHNTMVGIHNLALAEGFAIAAKSGIPADSFLELVQLGSAGSKAADLKGRKIIEHDFSNQFSLALMLKDLKLASSLTDSLSIPAPMLSIAKSLFQAGQTQGYGDEDLSAVVKTYEAWIGHTIGGQPLE from the coding sequence ATGAAAAACATCGGATTTATCGGACTGGGCACCATGGGCGCCCCGATGGCATCCAATCTGCTAAAGCAGGGATTCGGAGTCACAGTTTATAATCGTACCGCTTCGCGCTGCGAACCACTGGCAGAGCAAGGTGCACGTACAGCTTCAACTCCTCGTGAAGCAGCTGAAGGTCAGCACTTGGTCATTACCATGGTCAGCGATGATCACTCCATTCGTGACATCTATTACGGCGATGACGGCGTGTTTGCCGGACTTACGGCTGGCATAACCGTGATGGACAACAGTACGATTTCACCTGAACTGGTCAAGCAACTGGCCGCCGAAGCGGACAAGCTGGGCTGCTCTTTCATTGATGCACCCGTAACAGGCAGTAAGCCTGCTGCTGTAGACGGTACACTTGTGTTCATGGTTGGTGGTAATGCAGAAGCCATTGCGGCACAATCAGATGTTTTTGATACCCTGGGCAAAAAGGTACTTCATATGGGACCTAATGGCAGCGGGGCCGTAGCCAAGCTCGCTCATAATACGATGGTGGGTATTCATAACCTCGCTCTGGCTGAAGGCTTTGCTATCGCGGCTAAATCCGGCATCCCGGCAGACAGCTTCCTTGAATTGGTACAACTCGGATCGGCAGGCAGCAAGGCCGCTGACCTGAAAGGGCGCAAAATCATTGAACATGATTTTAGCAACCAGTTCTCACTTGCCTTGATGCTTAAAGACTTGAAGCTTGCTTCCTCACTAACAGACAGCCTGTCCATCCCTGCACCTATGTTATCCATTGCCAAAAGCCTGTTTCAAGCCGGGCAAACACAAGGCTACGGCGATGAAGACTTATCCGCTGTCGTGAAGACATACGAAGCATGGATTGGCCACACCATTGGTGGTCAACCTCTCGAATAA
- a CDS encoding glucose-6-phosphate isomerase — MSKKVNFDYTKALSFVGQHEIDYFAEPIKLAHEQLHNQTGVGSDFLGWIDLPTNYDKEEFARIQKAAAKIQSDSEVLIVIGIGGSYLGARAAIEMLSHSFYNALPKDQRKGPAIYFAGNNISSTYVNHLLELIEGKDFSVNVISKSGTTTEPAIAFRVFRAALEKKYGKEEARKRIYATTDKERGALKKLANEEGYESFIIPDDVGGRYSVLTAVGLLPIATAGINIEEMMQGAADASKEYSNPNVAENEAYQYAAVRNALYRKGKAIEILVNYEPSLHFVSEWWKQLYGESEGKDYKGIYPASVDFSTDLHSMGQFIQEGSRNIFETVIQVENVPSHITIEADEDDLDGLNFLAGKTVDFVNKKAFQGTLLAHTDGQVPNLIVNIPDLSPYSFGYLAYFFEKACGISGYLLGVNPFDQPGVEAYKKNMFALLGKPGFEKEKAELEARLSE; from the coding sequence ATGTCTAAAAAAGTTAATTTTGATTACACTAAAGCGCTCTCCTTTGTAGGTCAGCACGAAATTGATTATTTTGCAGAGCCCATCAAGCTGGCTCATGAGCAACTGCACAACCAAACAGGTGTAGGGTCCGATTTCTTGGGTTGGATTGACCTGCCTACCAATTATGATAAAGAAGAGTTTGCGCGCATCCAAAAGGCTGCTGCTAAAATTCAAAGCGATTCCGAAGTATTGATCGTAATCGGTATCGGTGGTTCTTACCTTGGAGCACGTGCTGCGATCGAAATGCTGTCGCATTCTTTCTACAATGCGCTGCCTAAAGATCAACGCAAGGGTCCAGCTATCTATTTTGCTGGTAATAACATCAGCTCTACATATGTGAATCATCTGTTGGAACTGATTGAAGGTAAAGACTTCTCTGTGAACGTCATTTCCAAATCAGGTACGACAACAGAGCCGGCGATCGCATTCCGCGTATTCCGTGCAGCTCTGGAGAAAAAATACGGTAAAGAAGAAGCACGCAAGCGTATTTATGCAACGACGGATAAAGAACGTGGCGCTTTGAAAAAACTGGCTAACGAAGAAGGCTACGAATCCTTCATTATTCCTGATGATGTGGGTGGTCGTTACTCCGTGCTGACAGCAGTAGGCTTGTTGCCGATTGCTACTGCAGGCATTAACATCGAGGAAATGATGCAGGGGGCGGCAGACGCTTCCAAAGAGTACAGCAACCCGAATGTAGCTGAGAACGAAGCTTATCAATATGCAGCTGTTCGTAACGCTTTGTACCGCAAAGGTAAAGCAATTGAAATTCTCGTAAACTATGAGCCGTCTCTTCATTTTGTATCTGAGTGGTGGAAACAGTTGTACGGAGAAAGCGAAGGCAAGGATTACAAAGGCATTTATCCTGCTTCTGTTGATTTCTCGACAGACCTGCATTCCATGGGACAATTCATTCAGGAAGGCAGCCGCAACATTTTCGAAACGGTAATCCAAGTAGAAAATGTACCAAGTCACATCACCATCGAAGCAGATGAGGATGATCTGGACGGACTGAATTTCCTGGCAGGCAAAACTGTGGATTTTGTAAACAAAAAAGCATTCCAAGGTACATTGCTGGCTCACACAGACGGACAAGTACCGAACTTGATTGTAAATATTCCTGACTTAAGCCCTTACTCTTTCGGCTATCTTGCTTATTTCTTCGAAAAAGCTTGCGGCATCAGCGGCTACCTGTTGGGTGTAAATCCGTTCGATCAACCGGGCGTAGAAGCTTACAAGAAGAACATGTTTGCGCTGCTCGGCAAACCAGGCTTCGAAAAAGAAAAAGCTGAGCTTGAAGCGAGATTGTCTGAATAA